A genomic region of Dictyoglomus sp. NZ13-RE01 contains the following coding sequences:
- a CDS encoding 4-hydroxy-tetrahydrodipicolinate reductase, protein MIKAVLCGALGKMGTVIGKAIALSNDIQLVSAVDPKGAGIEYGKVIGVENLNIPVREKIEDVSEEFDLIVDFTNAESAYRNVLYVLNLGKKAVIGTTGLSKDMIEDIKRKTEEKKSAVLIAPNFALGAVLMIKMAKELVKYFPDVEIVELHHNEKIDAPSGTALLTAEILAEELKKRNLSHFDATKIEKIPNVRGGKVDSVNIHSVRLPGLVAHQEIIFGGVGQILTIRHDAISRDCYIPGVLLGIREVYKRTGFFYGLETILEEGE, encoded by the coding sequence ATGATAAAAGCTGTTCTTTGTGGAGCCTTGGGGAAAATGGGTACAGTTATAGGTAAAGCAATTGCTTTATCAAATGATATCCAATTGGTATCAGCAGTGGACCCTAAAGGTGCAGGTATTGAATATGGTAAGGTTATTGGAGTTGAAAATTTAAATATACCAGTTAGGGAAAAAATAGAGGATGTTTCAGAAGAATTTGATCTTATTGTAGACTTTACAAATGCTGAATCAGCATATAGGAATGTATTATATGTTCTAAACTTAGGTAAAAAGGCTGTGATAGGTACTACAGGACTTTCAAAGGATATGATAGAAGATATAAAAAGAAAAACTGAAGAAAAGAAATCTGCAGTTTTAATTGCACCAAACTTTGCTTTGGGAGCAGTATTAATGATTAAGATGGCTAAGGAATTAGTAAAATATTTTCCAGACGTAGAAATAGTTGAACTTCATCATAATGAGAAAATAGATGCACCTTCTGGAACAGCATTACTCACTGCGGAGATATTAGCGGAAGAGCTGAAAAAGAGAAATTTGTCTCATTTTGATGCAACTAAAATAGAAAAAATACCTAATGTAAGAGGTGGAAAAGTAGACAGTGTGAATATACATAGTGTAAGACTTCCTGGTTTGGTTGCCCATCAAGAGATAATATTTGGTGGAGTTGGGCAAATATTAACCATTAGGCATGATGCGATTAGTAGGGATTGCTATATTCCTGGTGTATTACTTGGGATCAGAGAAGTATATAAAAGAACAGGTTTCTTTTATGGTTTAGAAACTATTTTAGAAGAGGGTGAATAG
- a CDS encoding ribonuclease J, with translation MSKNENKIRIIPLGGLGEIGKNMLIIQQNDEILVIDAGLMFPTDEMLGIDFVIPDISYLLSQKEKVRGILLTHGHEDHIGALPYILKDLNVPVYGTPLTLGLVERKLEEYSIRANLHSIVVGERFKIGSFVIESFRQTHSIPDSVGYAIETEVGLIVLSGDFKLDQNPIDGKPTDFSKLAELRGRGVLALICDTTNVEQAGITPSESTVKGTFENIFSQAKGRIFLVTFASNFHRIQQAIDVAMKYHRKIAIAGKSLINNIEVARKLGYLHLPDEMIINIRDVNHLSPEKVLVLSTGSQGEPYSALVLLTNNSYKQLALNPTDTVVLATTPIPGNEVMVSRLVDQLFRKGLEVIYGESAGVHVSGHAAQEEIKMLINILKPKFLIPYHGEYRHLVIFKKLAQSLGYPQENIKILENGYVLELTGDKMTIVDKVDAGNVYVDGLGVGDVGNIVLKERRKLAEDGVVVVSLLLDQSTGLILEGPEIISKGFVFEKESDDLFEMARQKVIKLFQDLAKNNKSKVDKKTLLKETLENFFYQEIRRKPILIPILWEI, from the coding sequence ATGAGTAAAAATGAGAACAAAATAAGAATAATTCCTTTAGGTGGATTAGGGGAAATAGGAAAGAATATGCTCATCATTCAACAGAATGATGAGATTTTAGTTATTGATGCAGGATTAATGTTTCCAACTGATGAAATGTTAGGGATAGATTTTGTAATTCCTGACATCTCTTACCTTTTGTCTCAGAAGGAAAAGGTTAGAGGTATATTATTAACTCATGGACATGAGGATCATATTGGAGCTCTTCCCTATATTTTAAAAGATTTGAATGTGCCTGTTTATGGTACACCATTAACTCTCGGCTTAGTTGAAAGGAAATTGGAAGAATATAGTATTAGGGCAAATCTGCATAGTATAGTGGTAGGAGAGAGATTTAAAATAGGCTCATTTGTTATAGAATCCTTTAGACAGACCCATAGCATACCTGATTCAGTGGGGTATGCAATAGAAACAGAGGTTGGATTAATTGTTTTAAGTGGTGACTTTAAGTTAGACCAAAATCCTATTGATGGAAAGCCAACAGATTTTTCAAAGCTTGCTGAGCTTAGAGGGAGAGGGGTTTTAGCTTTAATATGTGATACAACAAATGTGGAGCAAGCAGGAATCACTCCTTCTGAAAGTACTGTTAAAGGAACTTTTGAAAACATATTTAGCCAAGCAAAAGGAAGGATATTTTTAGTTACTTTTGCATCTAATTTCCATAGAATACAACAAGCAATTGATGTTGCAATGAAGTATCATAGAAAAATTGCTATTGCAGGGAAAAGTTTGATAAATAATATTGAGGTAGCGAGAAAACTTGGCTATCTTCATCTTCCTGATGAAATGATTATAAACATAAGAGATGTAAATCATTTGTCTCCTGAAAAAGTATTAGTACTTTCTACAGGAAGTCAAGGAGAGCCTTACTCTGCCCTTGTTCTTCTTACTAATAATTCTTATAAGCAATTAGCTTTAAACCCTACAGATACTGTGGTTTTAGCCACAACCCCTATTCCAGGAAATGAAGTTATGGTCTCAAGGCTTGTAGATCAACTATTTAGAAAGGGATTAGAGGTAATATATGGAGAAAGCGCAGGGGTTCATGTATCAGGACACGCAGCACAAGAGGAGATTAAAATGCTTATAAATATATTAAAGCCTAAGTTCTTGATTCCATATCATGGAGAGTATAGACATTTGGTAATTTTTAAAAAATTGGCTCAAAGTTTAGGATATCCTCAAGAAAATATTAAGATATTAGAAAATGGATATGTCCTTGAATTGACTGGGGATAAAATGACAATTGTGGATAAAGTGGATGCAGGCAATGTTTATGTGGATGGATTAGGAGTTGGAGATGTTGGTAATATTGTTCTAAAAGAGAGAAGAAAACTTGCAGAAGATGGTGTTGTGGTAGTATCTTTATTATTAGATCAAAGTACAGGGTTAATATTAGAGGGACCAGAAATTATCTCAAAAGGTTTTGTTTTTGAGAAAGAGTCCGATGATCTATTCGAAATGGCAAGGCAAAAAGTAATTAAACTTTTCCAAGATCTTGCAAAAAATAATAAGAGTAAAGTAGACAAAAAGACTCTATTAAAAGAGACGTTAGAAAACTTTTTCTATCAAGAAATTAGAAGAAAACCAATTTTAATTCCCATACTATGGGAAATATAA
- a CDS encoding 30S ribosomal protein S15 translates to MALTKEEKRRIIEKFRINENDSGSPEVQIALLTEKIRKLTEHLKVHKKDYHSRVGLLKMIGKRRKLLNYLQEKDAERYKKLIQELGLRR, encoded by the coding sequence ATGGCTCTAACAAAGGAAGAAAAAAGAAGAATAATTGAAAAATTTAGAATCAACGAGAATGATTCAGGATCTCCTGAAGTACAGATTGCTTTGTTAACAGAAAAGATTAGGAAACTAACGGAGCATTTAAAGGTCCATAAGAAGGACTATCATTCTCGTGTGGGGCTTCTTAAGATGATTGGTAAAAGAAGAAAGTTGCTAAATTACTTGCAAGAAAAAGATGCAGAAAGATATAAAAAGTTGATACAAGAGTTAGGTTTGAGAAGATAA
- a CDS encoding 4-hydroxy-tetrahydrodipicolinate synthase, with amino-acid sequence MSFGRLITAMVTPFDENGEINWKEVDRLVEKLINDGSDSILVTGTTGEAPTLSREEKLQLYERVKFCAKGRVKVIAGTTNYCTKESVELTKEAEKIGVDGILATAPYYNKPPQDGLYKHFGAIADSTSLPIIIYNIPSRTAVNILPETLYKLAKDFSNIVGVKEASGDLNQISEIRRLIPKPFLLYSGDDSITLPLLSVGGDGVVSVASHIVGKEIKEMINAYFSGEVNRAYEIHLKLFPIFRALFLTTNPIPLKEALKLLGYNVGNCRLPLPPIDEKNRQELIKRLKEFGFSINE; translated from the coding sequence ATGTCTTTTGGAAGATTGATAACAGCTATGGTTACCCCTTTTGACGAAAATGGTGAAATAAATTGGAAAGAGGTTGACAGATTAGTTGAAAAATTAATAAATGATGGATCGGACAGTATTTTAGTAACTGGGACTACCGGTGAAGCACCCACATTATCAAGGGAAGAAAAGCTTCAACTTTATGAAAGAGTTAAATTCTGTGCAAAAGGAAGAGTAAAAGTTATAGCAGGTACCACAAACTACTGTACAAAGGAGTCTGTTGAGTTAACAAAAGAGGCAGAAAAGATTGGAGTAGATGGGATTTTAGCTACAGCACCTTATTATAATAAACCCCCACAAGATGGGTTATATAAGCATTTTGGCGCAATTGCAGACTCCACTTCACTTCCTATAATTATTTATAATATACCATCAAGAACTGCTGTGAATATACTTCCAGAAACTTTATATAAATTGGCAAAAGATTTTTCAAATATAGTTGGAGTGAAGGAAGCAAGTGGCGATTTAAACCAGATATCAGAAATAAGAAGACTAATACCAAAACCTTTTTTACTTTATAGTGGAGATGATTCTATAACTTTACCATTATTAAGTGTGGGAGGGGATGGTGTTGTTAGTGTTGCATCCCACATTGTTGGTAAAGAAATAAAGGAAATGATAAATGCATATTTCTCTGGAGAAGTAAATAGAGCATATGAGATTCATCTAAAATTATTTCCAATTTTTAGGGCACTATTTTTAACGACAAATCCCATTCCTTTAAAAGAAGCTTTAAAATTATTAGGCTACAATGTAGGAAATTGTCGTCTCCCATTACCTCCAATTGATGAAAAGAATAGACAAGAACTTATAAAAAGATTAAAGGAGTTTGGATTTAGCATAAATGAGTAA
- a CDS encoding peptidase M16, which yields MNPQFLTLDNGLKLIFEHTPNRKSVDIILYVNVGSRDEKEDEHGITHLLEHLLFKSNHKKSRNIHLEIDRLGGEVDAFTTREGTYFTLKLLRSHFVRGINLLSEIIQNPDFTEKDLTLEKEVVKEEIRMYKDSPEEIVLDLFLKSSLNGHPLAREILGTEKTVESITIERLLDYFYKNYTPDNMIIAISGDLSLKKVSSILERVFINRKIDIEKVEENPKFNPNKTVVEEKFEQVHILYGTEGYNPKDVKKFSLYLLSIILGGGLSSRLFQELREKKGLVYNVESQGINFKDISIFSVYTATSERFLEETLFSLKKELDKIKSNGISKEELDIAKRQSIYNFLMSMESPKYRLYYYLDSILIYDKIIPFIDTIKNIRRVKLIDVLDTVESIFYRPFSLTIVGPVNKRLKNIIERGEIL from the coding sequence ATGAACCCGCAGTTTTTAACTTTAGACAATGGTCTTAAATTAATATTTGAACATACCCCCAATAGAAAAAGTGTAGATATTATTCTGTATGTTAATGTTGGTTCCCGAGATGAAAAAGAAGATGAGCATGGCATTACCCACTTATTAGAACATCTTCTATTTAAAAGTAATCACAAGAAAAGTAGAAATATCCATTTAGAAATAGATAGACTTGGTGGAGAAGTAGATGCTTTTACTACAAGAGAAGGAACCTATTTCACTTTAAAACTTTTGAGATCTCATTTTGTTAGAGGAATTAATCTCCTTTCTGAAATTATTCAAAACCCAGATTTTACAGAAAAAGATTTAACCTTAGAAAAAGAAGTAGTAAAAGAAGAGATTAGAATGTATAAAGATTCTCCCGAGGAAATTGTTTTGGACTTGTTTTTAAAAAGTTCACTCAATGGTCACCCATTAGCAAGAGAGATTTTAGGGACAGAAAAAACTGTTGAGTCTATCACTATAGAAAGATTGTTGGACTATTTTTATAAAAACTATACTCCTGATAATATGATTATTGCTATCAGTGGGGACTTATCTCTAAAAAAAGTAAGCAGTATTCTTGAGAGAGTTTTCATAAATAGAAAAATCGATATTGAAAAAGTAGAAGAAAATCCTAAATTTAATCCTAATAAAACTGTTGTTGAGGAGAAGTTTGAACAAGTACATATTCTTTATGGTACTGAGGGTTATAATCCAAAAGATGTAAAAAAGTTTTCTCTTTATCTTTTATCAATTATTTTAGGCGGTGGATTAAGCTCACGTTTATTTCAGGAATTAAGAGAAAAGAAAGGTTTAGTTTACAATGTTGAGAGTCAGGGAATAAACTTTAAGGATATTAGTATTTTTTCTGTTTATACAGCAACAAGTGAGAGATTTTTAGAAGAAACTTTATTCTCTCTTAAAAAAGAATTGGATAAAATAAAAAGCAATGGAATAAGTAAAGAAGAATTGGATATTGCAAAAAGACAAAGCATATACAACTTTCTAATGAGTATGGAATCTCCTAAATATCGTTTATATTATTATTTAGATTCTATCTTAATTTATGATAAGATTATTCCTTTTATTGATACTATTAAGAATATAAGAAGAGTAAAGCTTATTGATGTGTTGGATACAGTAGAGTCTATTTTTTATAGACCATTTTCTTTAACTATTGTAGGTCCTGTTAATAAACGTTTAAAAAATATAATAGAAAGAGGTGAGATTTTATGA
- a CDS encoding cell division protein FtsK yields the protein MPERIAVGIGIIFFNLFVILSWIFPQGGGKFGRVLVSFLKNTFGIYNLVFLLFESIIVYYLFKKEVKRKDIIALTSLFFSIFLFVSLFLFIDDLQRFGGFVSLFLKRFFYNYLGVSGILLLSLFLLFLSLYNFSLFSRAQIPKKIKRTKEVRREIGKPKVIKQETKEESYSANLQFTTNKTDVQIKKTFPPPLDLLSPNVGARDEEEDLEKLARKIEETLKNFKIESKVEEYHVGPSVIRFDISIAPGVRVSKILSLSNDLALALAVPSIRFETPVPGKSLVGIEVPRKKPSKVYLREILESKAFQNTNYSLPIALGKDLAGKPQVGNLADMLHLLIAGTTGSGKSMFINTLIISLLYKHEPYNLKFLMIDPKRVELSMYNRLYKKYLWYPVITEYSEASSVLKWAIYEMERRYKIFAEEEVRNIDEYNNKGLNKTRENLPYVVIIIDELNDLMMVAPKEIEDMICRLAQKARAGGIHLVVATQRPSVDVITGLIKANIPSRIAFAVSSQVDSRIIIDDNGAEKLLGKGDMLYLPIMSTTPIRLQAPFIEEMEIKKVVNYLSDIYSGLDSSLNLDVTKKEEEKIDDLSEDPLLPQVIELLEGRKIISTSYIQRRFRIGYNRAARILDILEEKGYVASQGEGKPKKVLKGGDIKN from the coding sequence ATGCCAGAAAGAATTGCTGTAGGCATAGGAATAATTTTTTTTAATCTATTTGTAATTCTTTCTTGGATTTTTCCTCAAGGGGGAGGAAAATTTGGGAGAGTTTTGGTATCTTTTCTTAAAAATACTTTTGGCATTTATAATTTGGTATTCCTTTTATTTGAAAGCATAATAGTTTACTATCTTTTTAAAAAGGAAGTAAAAAGAAAGGATATTATAGCTCTTACCTCTTTATTCTTCAGTATATTTCTATTCGTTTCCCTCTTTCTTTTTATAGATGACTTACAAAGATTTGGGGGATTTGTCTCTCTTTTTCTAAAAAGATTCTTTTATAACTACTTGGGAGTTTCTGGAATTCTCTTGCTCTCTTTATTCTTGTTATTTCTTAGCCTCTATAATTTTTCTTTATTTTCAAGAGCCCAAATTCCTAAAAAAATAAAAAGAACTAAAGAAGTAAGAAGAGAGATAGGAAAACCCAAAGTTATAAAGCAGGAAACAAAAGAGGAATCGTATTCTGCTAATTTACAATTTACTACTAACAAAACAGATGTTCAAATTAAAAAAACCTTTCCACCACCTTTGGATTTACTCTCTCCTAATGTAGGTGCAAGAGATGAAGAGGAAGATTTGGAAAAGTTGGCAAGAAAGATAGAGGAAACTCTTAAAAATTTCAAAATAGAATCAAAGGTTGAGGAGTATCACGTAGGTCCATCAGTAATTAGATTTGATATCTCAATAGCTCCTGGAGTTAGAGTTAGTAAAATATTAAGCTTATCTAATGATTTAGCTTTGGCTTTAGCAGTTCCAAGTATCAGGTTTGAGACCCCAGTCCCTGGGAAATCTTTGGTAGGAATTGAAGTTCCAAGAAAAAAACCTTCAAAAGTATATTTGAGAGAGATTTTAGAAAGCAAAGCTTTTCAGAATACAAACTATTCTTTACCTATTGCTTTAGGTAAAGATTTGGCAGGAAAGCCTCAAGTAGGAAACTTGGCGGATATGCTTCATCTTTTAATTGCGGGAACTACAGGCTCTGGTAAGAGCATGTTTATAAATACATTGATAATTAGTCTTCTTTATAAGCATGAGCCCTATAATTTGAAATTTTTAATGATAGACCCAAAAAGAGTTGAACTATCCATGTATAACAGACTTTATAAAAAGTATTTATGGTATCCAGTAATAACAGAATACAGTGAGGCTTCTTCAGTTTTGAAATGGGCGATATATGAGATGGAGAGAAGATATAAAATCTTTGCAGAAGAAGAGGTACGAAATATTGATGAATATAACAATAAAGGGCTTAATAAAACAAGAGAAAATTTGCCATATGTAGTGATAATAATAGACGAATTGAATGATTTAATGATGGTTGCGCCCAAAGAAATAGAAGATATGATATGCAGATTAGCTCAAAAGGCAAGAGCAGGTGGGATTCATTTGGTTGTTGCTACGCAAAGACCATCTGTAGATGTTATAACTGGATTAATTAAAGCAAATATTCCATCCAGAATAGCTTTTGCTGTATCATCTCAGGTTGACTCCAGAATAATTATAGATGATAATGGGGCTGAAAAATTATTAGGAAAGGGAGATATGTTATACCTTCCTATAATGAGTACTACACCTATAAGATTGCAGGCTCCCTTTATAGAAGAAATGGAAATAAAAAAAGTTGTTAACTATTTATCAGATATTTATTCTGGGCTTGATTCATCATTAAACTTAGATGTTACCAAGAAAGAGGAAGAAAAAATTGATGATCTTTCAGAAGATCCTCTTCTTCCTCAAGTAATTGAACTATTAGAAGGTAGAAAAATAATATCAACTTCATATATTCAAAGAAGATTTAGAATAGGTTATAATAGAGCAGCACGAATTTTAGATATATTAGAGGAAAAAGGATATGTAGCATCACAAGGAGAAGGAAAACCTAAGAAAGTGTTAAAAGGAGGTGATATAAAAAATTAA
- a CDS encoding polyribonucleotide nucleotidyltransferase, with translation MRESYTFKQEFAGRDLIIEIGKVAWQATGSVLIRYGETVLLVTVVASEEPREDIDFFPLTVEYIEKLYAAGKIPGGFLKREGKPSETEILMARLIDRPLRPLFSKDFRHEVQIIVTVLAVDQLNYPDVPGIIGASCAIMLAGLPFNGPVGAVRVGWDGKDWYINPTADIFPNLLLNLVVAGTKDRVFMMEGDGVEVPEDIFIEGVIRGHEALQASIKIQEEILEKINPSPFPYTPYVIDEELKNDVLKLTTEEQILNAILTPSKSERQKALEDLKKNIAKYLEPLYGEKVKQVDEIINEIAKNLIKRLVLKEKRRVDGRKLDEIRPVSCSVGVLPRVHGSALFQRGETQVLTVATLGAGEEQIIESVIESPPKRYMHHYNFPPYSVGEVKPLRGPGRREIGHGALAERALLPLIPKEEDFPYTIRLVSEVLSSNGSTSMASVCGSSLALMDAGVPIKTSVAGVAMGLIKDGEEFEILTDIQGLEDALGGMDFKIAGTRNGITAVQLDIKVDGLTYEIIKKTVYQAREARLKILDIMDSVISAPRPEISPYAPRIKVVEINPSKIGDLIGPSGKNIKKIIEETKTEISIKPEGLVIISAPNMESAEKAAQMVQDYTKDIKEGDVFLGKVVRVTDYGAFIEILPGKIGLLHISKYKTVNQGKKQVREEVNLGDEILIKVESIDPQGRISLTRRDI, from the coding sequence ATGCGGGAATCTTATACTTTTAAGCAGGAATTTGCTGGAAGAGATCTAATAATTGAGATTGGAAAAGTTGCTTGGCAGGCAACAGGCTCCGTCCTTATCAGATATGGAGAAACAGTGCTCCTTGTTACTGTTGTTGCCTCTGAGGAGCCAAGGGAAGATATTGACTTTTTCCCACTCACTGTTGAATATATTGAAAAACTTTATGCTGCTGGTAAAATTCCTGGAGGATTTTTAAAGAGGGAAGGAAAGCCTTCAGAAACCGAGATTTTAATGGCAAGACTTATTGATAGACCCTTGAGACCACTTTTTTCCAAGGATTTCAGACATGAGGTTCAGATAATAGTAACTGTTTTGGCAGTGGATCAATTAAACTATCCTGATGTGCCAGGAATTATTGGGGCTTCATGTGCAATAATGTTGGCAGGACTTCCTTTTAATGGTCCGGTAGGTGCTGTTCGTGTTGGATGGGATGGTAAAGATTGGTATATAAATCCAACAGCGGACATCTTCCCGAACCTTCTACTTAATTTAGTTGTAGCAGGTACAAAAGATAGAGTTTTTATGATGGAAGGTGACGGGGTAGAAGTTCCTGAAGATATTTTCATTGAGGGAGTTATAAGGGGTCATGAAGCTTTACAGGCATCCATTAAGATTCAAGAGGAAATTTTAGAGAAGATAAATCCTTCACCATTCCCTTATACTCCATATGTAATTGATGAAGAATTAAAGAATGATGTATTGAAGCTTACTACCGAAGAACAAATTTTGAATGCTATTCTAACACCAAGTAAGTCTGAGAGACAAAAAGCATTAGAAGATCTAAAGAAAAATATAGCAAAGTATTTAGAGCCCTTATATGGAGAGAAAGTTAAGCAGGTAGATGAAATCATAAATGAAATAGCAAAAAATCTCATCAAAAGATTAGTTTTAAAGGAGAAAAGAAGGGTAGACGGAAGAAAACTTGATGAAATCAGACCTGTAAGTTGTAGTGTAGGAGTATTACCAAGAGTACATGGTTCAGCATTATTCCAAAGAGGAGAAACTCAGGTTTTAACAGTAGCCACCTTAGGAGCTGGAGAAGAACAAATCATAGAAAGTGTAATTGAAAGCCCTCCTAAGAGATATATGCATCATTACAATTTCCCGCCGTACTCTGTTGGTGAAGTCAAACCATTGAGAGGTCCTGGAAGAAGAGAAATTGGACATGGTGCTTTAGCAGAAAGGGCTCTACTTCCATTAATACCTAAGGAGGAAGATTTTCCATATACCATTAGATTAGTCTCAGAGGTTTTATCCTCAAATGGTTCAACTTCTATGGCAAGTGTGTGCGGTAGTAGTTTGGCTTTAATGGACGCAGGTGTGCCGATTAAAACATCTGTTGCAGGAGTGGCAATGGGATTAATAAAAGATGGTGAAGAGTTTGAAATTTTAACAGATATACAGGGTTTAGAGGATGCTTTAGGAGGTATGGATTTTAAGATAGCTGGTACAAGAAATGGAATAACTGCTGTACAGTTAGATATTAAGGTAGATGGATTAACTTATGAGATTATTAAAAAAACTGTTTATCAGGCAAGAGAAGCTCGATTGAAAATTTTAGATATTATGGATAGTGTGATTTCTGCTCCAAGACCTGAGATATCTCCTTACGCTCCAAGAATTAAGGTTGTGGAAATTAATCCATCTAAGATAGGAGATTTGATTGGTCCAAGTGGGAAAAATATTAAAAAGATAATTGAAGAAACAAAAACCGAAATTAGCATAAAACCAGAAGGTTTAGTAATAATTTCTGCCCCTAATATGGAATCAGCGGAAAAAGCAGCTCAAATGGTCCAAGATTATACAAAGGATATTAAAGAGGGTGATGTTTTCTTAGGCAAGGTGGTTAGGGTAACAGATTATGGGGCTTTTATAGAAATTCTACCAGGTAAAATAGGCTTACTTCATATATCAAAATATAAGACTGTAAATCAAGGGAAGAAACAGGTAAGAGAAGAGGTAAATTTAGGGGATGAGATTTTAATTAAAGTGGAATCTATTGATCCACAAGGGAGGATTAGCTTAACAAGACGTGATATTTGA